The genome window GTCTGCAACTCGCTCATCCCAGTCTTCCCCATTGCTGCCGCGCAAATCGGGACGGGGGACAAAGGAATCTTCTGTTTGAATTACCAGCTTAGTTTGAAAAGCATGGGCAGCATCGGGGGTTTTATAGGGAGCGGGACGACGCTGGTTAACCAGAAAGATAGAAACGGAGCGTGTACCTGGTGGAACCAACTCTTCTGAAGTCACTGGGCGGGCAGAGACCATTAACTTCAGTCCCTTGCTATCTGGAATATCGAATTCCACTGGAGTTTCGCTAATTTGAATGGGAATCGTAAGTTCTGCGTGGCGAGGAATGCGTTGCCAAGTTCCAACTCTCAGCGTGCTTTTAGATTCTTCTTCGGATTGGTCAGTGATGAATGGCTTATAGTCGCCCCAACAAACTGTGACATGGAGAGAGTCTGTGTGAGCAGCTAGTAACAGGCTCATCCCCATTGAGGAAGGGAACAAACCTTTGCGGGCAGAAGATTTATCAGGAATCGCTTCATCGTCACCTGCTCCAGAGCGGCTGACGGCATCTAGTTCATCGTCACCTGTATCATCAGATCGTACGTTCATTGGGGCATCGTAGGGCACCAAGAACCCGGTGAGATACCATTTGGAAGGCGGTTGGGGAATCATTTCTTCCGCGTGAGCCAGATCGTCGGGGGTGGGTCCCACTAAATCCAGTTGCAGCGCATCGATGAGGTGAGTGCGAACCTCAGCAGCAGCAGTAGTAGACGACATAGATAGCCTATTAAGGAGCGGGCATCAATTTCAGAGTGCCCACAAATTCCTAAGAATCCCGGATCGATATTCAGGGGTTCATCAAGGCTTGAAGAAAGTAGCCTTTTATTCGTTGAAGTTTGATGATAAAAATATTTGCTACAGTTTGCCTGCCAATATTTGAGCGGCTGTCAGGTTGAGATCGGGAAAGTTAGGAGATTGGATCAGATCATTTCCTTGGAATTCAGTAGAGTCATAAAACTGATGTTCCAGAATGCAGAGGGTAATTTTCTCTTCTAGCGGATCAACTATCCAGTATTCAGGAATTTCTAACAGCCCATATTCAGATCGTTTTGAGCGGTAGTCGTCGGTTTTGGTGGAGGGGCTAACGACTTCAACTACCAGAATTGGGGGCGGCTCATTGAGGTTAATGATGGCTTCTCGATCGCTCATGGCTTCCCACTGAGCAGTTGCCAAAACAGTGACATCGGGAATGCGGGAAGTGTCCCAATTGCGACCACGGGGAGAGCGGACACCAACCAGGGCAGGCAGCGGCACCCAGGGTTGACCCGATCGCGCTAGGGCATCTTCAAACTGGCGTACCACAAAGCGAATGATTGCCCCATGTCTGCCAGTCCCTAAACTCATGGGTACGAGTTCTCCATCAACGAGTTCATAGCGGGTATCCGTGCCATCGTCGTAGGCGAGATACTCTTCAAAGGTGAGCTTGTGAGTGGCGATCGTCATAGAACTGGCTCGTGGTAGTCATTCACGACTCAGAGATGTCTCTAGTATAGATAGCGTTTCCGATTTAGATTGAGCAGACGAGGGAGAACTCTATCCTGTTCTGTTTCAGTTCAGCAGTAGCACCAAACATCGGGTGAAGCTAAACAACGCGATAGACAACCGCACCATCGCTTGCACGATTACCAGATCTCATTAAATCAGCAAGCTCAAGCTTCGAAAGGATTGCTCGAATCTCATCAATGTCTCCCTGAGTGGCAATTACACAATCTGCAAGCGTGACTTCGCCTTTTTGTTGTGCCAACTTCAGCAACTTCACTCGTAAATCATTGGTTTCGTACTGCTGTTTCCCTTGCTGGGTTATGTTTTGAGCAGTCCCTTTTGCTCTTAAGACGGTAACAACGTTTTCAACGCAGGTTCCTATCATGAGAAAGCCAAGCAGATCGCTGGCTGTTTTATTAGAGTCGCTGGCTGATGTGAGGGGAAGCCAGATTATCAATGTGATCATTGCTAGACGATAGCGCCCGGTATAGAGGTATCCAGCAAATGGAAGGAACAAGGTGAGAATTCCGGTACCCCAAGCGGATTTTCGGGCAAGTTTGTGTTTTTTCTGAATATCAAAACTAGACATGAGATGACACCTCTTTAAAGGTAAGAAACAGCAAAGATGGTCAGAAATTTAGCCCTCAAGGTTCAGCCCCAAAATTGTCGGTTCAGAAGATTTCTGCCGACGGGGTTTGCGAGATGACTTTGAACCACTCTTAGATTGCCCAAGCCCCAGTATTTCTTGCTCTGCTCGTTGGGCATTCAGGGCTAATAATCTTGCCAGCACTTCATCATGGATTTCTTCAGTCCAGCAGTAACGGTAGGGCTTTTTGCGCTGACGTTTGCCAGAGGTTTCGTCGTCGTCCTCTGCTTCATCTTCGTAGTCAAGCAGAAATTCGCATTGGGGTTGGATGTCATCCCAACCATAGGCAGCAAGAGCAGCCCGATCCATCTCCTCATGCAGTTGGCGCAGTTTGAGAATGTCAGGGTTAAATTCATTAGGATCGTGGAAGCGGTTGTAGGTTTGGGTCAAGCCTTCGTTGTCGCGAACCATCAATTCGGCGCGGAATTCGTAGTATTGTTTGCCAATCGCTTCTAAATTGGCATTAGTTTCCCAGTTTTCGGGAAAGGGGAAAGTCTGAAAACAGTCAGACGGTGTATAAACAGGATCATCTTTCATGGATGAACCCATAAATATTGCCCAAAGTTCGTGAACACGGGATTGCATTACTCCAAATTGTGAGAAGTGAGACAGAGAAAAGACAACAGTTTTATGGCTAAAAACGATATTTGGTGGAAGGAAAACAAACGAGAAATATTTACTTGTTTGCGAACAAACTAGTGCTCGATCGCACTCCGCGATCGCTCTAAACAATGCTGGAGTGGTTTCTCCAAATCGCCACCAGTATCTTGCACGAATCTCTCGATTTTGCTTCAGTCGTGCAGGTTTGACCTTTTCTTCAACGATAGCCATCAAATCAGGATACGATCGCGCCTCAGCCTCGCTCATTTCGCCAAAATTGATGACATAGCGATGATGAGTATGAGTCGGGCTGCTATTCAGTTCTTCACCACCCATATAGGGAAAGATCCGTTCTTGATTGCGCAGATCTTTTTCGATTAAGCGGCGCATTTCAGCGATCGATGTAGCATCTTCATTCGTATCATCAAAAGTGAAGCCCATGCCTAAAACATAGCTGCCAATGAAACTCCTATCAGCATTCGACAGCAACGTGTTGGGATTATTATTTCCACCTTTAGGAAATAGAAACGCAGAAATTAACGGAACTTCTTTACCATCTAAGAATTTTGCTTCTTTATACAGCCCTTTGTAGACGTGAATCACACTCACTACAACAGCCGCTTGTCCCGTCCATTTCACCCGTTTGCGGGCACTGTAGATTGTGCTGCCATGCTCACAAATCCAGCGTAAACCTGTGCTGCGGGTATCTCCTTGAGCAATGGTATTGGTAGCAATCAAGCCAAAGCTGCCCCCTTTTCGCAGTAGCTCATGCGATCGTCGGAAGAAATAAGCAACTAGATCAGAATTACCGTGCGACTCTGGATAGTGTTCCTTGAGCCAGAGCAAATAATTCTCAGCATTGCCATTAATAATGGTGTTTTTTCCAGCAAAGGGAGGATTGCCAATGATGCAATCAAAGCCTGGGTTTTCCCGGTCAAATACTTCTAAAAATTCATCTTCCCAGTTAAACGGAATTACTCCATGTTCACCCGTTCGCAGCCGTTCTGAAATTTGCCACAACTCTGAAGCATTCACCCAACCCGATTCATAGCCGATCAGTTTGCTGCCATATTCCTGCTGTTTCTGCTGTCGCTGTTTGCGTGTTCCGCCCTCCAACTCAGATTGAATCATCGCATCAGCAAACAAAACTTCCCTTGCTGGGTTTATGTCTAGCCCTTCAGCATCGTAAATTTTCAGCTTTGCCAAAAATTGCTCTAGCTTAGCCTCCCGCTGCTTAGCATTCGTGCCCTCAAAAAATGCCGATACCATCAAATCTGCTGCAAGGCGCGATCGACGCAATAAATCTTCTGTCTCCTTCAAATAGAGGCGTTTTGCCTCCTCATCTGCATCCGTTTGCGTATCTTCATTCTGAATTCTGCGGCGCGTTTCCAGAATTCGTGCAGTTGCCTCCGCTTCTACTTCTACCCGTTGTCGATACTCATCTAACGTTGGCTGATAAAACGCCTTCTGACTAAACTGTAAGATTTCCTGACGCTTTACACCCACTAAAGAATCACCACATTTGAGCGAGTGATCGAGAAACGTAAATGGCATACTCTTTGACAGCGTAAACAGCCACAGCGACAGCCGCGCCAAATTCACTGCGAACGGGTTCTTATCCACCCCATACAAACACCGCTGCGCTACCAATCGCCGTGCATACAACAACGGTTCCTCACCCTCTGGCAATGTCTCTGGTAAACCATCTCGGTTCCAAGCTGCCTCTACTGCATCCGCCAACTGGCGACAGGCTTCTACAAGAAATGCCCCGCTCCCCATCGCAATATCCGCCACTTTCAGCGATAGGATTTGTTCAGCAGTGGGCTTGTCACCCAATGCCTCTAAAACTGGACGCAAAGCAGTCTGGACAATTGGCTCCGTGAGCGATCGCGGTGTGTAATGTGAGCCAGTTCGTCGTCGTTCCTCACCAGGCTGCAAATACAATGACCCCGCAGGTAATAAATTAGGTGTACGGGGTGATACCTTACGACCCAATGCGGCAAACACATCCGCCGCCGTTTTCGCTGCCTTTAGATCAGTTAAAGCTTTACCTGTTACCTTACATGCCGCCCATTCTTGCAGCAGTTTAGCGCGATCACTCGGTTTCGCTGCTAACAAAGTTTCTACATTGATCACCACATTCTGTGGACGCACTGCGATCGACGTGCCCTCTGCCCGCTCCACGGCAAAACCCATGATCGCGGTGTAAACAGAGCCAATTTCAGATACTCCCAATGACCGATACGACAACCGCTCCCCGTTCAGCATCAGCAGTCGATCTAATACTCGATAGACTACTCCATCGGGAATGCGGGGTGGTTCGATCGGTTCTCTAGAGGTGAATTGCGTGCCCTGCGATCGTCCCTCTAAAAACGCATACTCATCGGGGTTAAACAACTGCCCATGTCGCGCAGGTAAATACTCTGGCGTTTCTCCGCCACCGTCATACACCAACCGAAACAAACTCAGCAACCATGCCCAGGCTCCATACCGCTGATCCATCGTGTCAGGATAGTTGCCAGCATCAGCCCGCAGGCGCTCAAACAAGCCCGATACCGCATAGTTGTGCTGATACAGGTCATCCCCCGGCATCAGCCCCTCATCTTCGGCATACAGCAAAAACACCAGCCGCATCAGCGTGGTGAGCATTCCGCCATAGATATGCTGTGGGTTACGAGTTGCCAGTTCATTCAACAGCCTGCCATTCACTGCTGCATCCGCCATCTGTAAGCCACGCAGGAGTTCCCACAGGGCATCTACCACCTGATTTGCTAGCGCCGTCGAAACCTCTGCCTGATACTTGCGGCTCTCCTCCAATAAATCCTTCAGCCGTCGCCCTGAAGGAGCCGTAAAAACCTGGTAGGCAGACAACAGCATCTCCATTGCACTCAAGAGGGGACGCCCCGCCACCTCACACATTGCCTGCACCGGAAACGTCAAATGTCCAGATGATTCGCCTTTAGGCGCATACACCAACCGAATGTCTGTCCCGTTGCACAAAATACCGATCGGGATGCCTGTCTCGCGCAGCAATCGCTCAAACTTCGCCTGGGGACTGGCAGACCATTTTCCGGTCTTCTCATGAGTTGCATCGATCGCATCCAGGCTTGCCCCCGGAGCAACTACCTGGATGAGTATGAACCAATCCTCCCCATCCCGCACGGCATAACTGGGTGCAAGGACTTCGCTGTAATCGGGCAGCACAACCTCTAGATCTCGCAAGTTGTCGCCACTGATTAGATCATCCGGTTCCCAGCCCAACACTTTTACCATAAACGCGGAGAAGTCGAAGATCCAGGCGCGGCTATCATCAACCAACTGCAAATCTCGGCTGATTACCGACAAGAGCGATTGTTGCAAGTCCACCACGTTCTGATTGAAGTTAACCTGTGCCTTTACCAACGCGGGAGGCGATACCACTAACCCCACAGGTTGCAAGAAGCCCAACCACTCTTTATGCCGCAAAATCTCTGGATCGACTGCCATTTCTGCTCCCCTCAACCCGAAATTGGATGCAAATAAACGAGACCAATCGGTTCAACTCGTGTCGCTTTGACTTGATACATGGCTTGAATGCGAGCAGGTTCACTGACGAGTTCGTCTTTTAGCGCCTGCAATCGTCTTTCCCAATGGCGACGATCCGCCTCTAGCTGCTGTAATTCCTCAAAGATGGAGAGTTGGCGATCACCTGCCATTTCCTTTTGTCGCTTAATGATGCGATCGCGCTGCTCTTCTAAAATTGCCTGCATCTCTTTCGCTTCTTTCTGTCCCCGTGCTTCCAGCTTCTTCTGGGCACGTTCAATCAAAACGGCAGCACGACGATCCAAATGCAGTTTCAATTCTTCTACGTCCTGTGCTGCCGCTTGGCTTAAGCGCTGCTGTACTGATTCAGGCACTTGACGCAAACGCGAACTTGCCAGGGAAGTTTCCAGAATTTGCAACACATCATCTTTTTCGCTCTCGCCCAACGGACGCAACTTCGATCGTCCCCGTGCTTCTGGTGCAATCCACTCGGCAGCAACCGCGATCACTTCATCGTGCAATCGGGAAGCATGATTGCCATACAGCGACAACCGCCCCAACACAATCACACTGGGAATAGGGCGATCGGTCAGACAAACACAGGCTCGGGTCAATTCATCGTGCAGAAAGCCCTGTGCCAAAAACCGCGACAACAACCGCTGCACAATCCGGTGTTCCAAATGCAAATGCACCACTTCACCATCTAGCGAACCCGGATCACGGAATACAACTGGACGAATCGGTGCTTCCCGCCGCCAATCCCACGGCTTTTGATTCCGTTTGCGTGGTGTTCTCAAGGTGTCTAGCGTTGTTGCCCAAGTGGGGTCAGCACCAAACCGTTGATCGAGGGCAGGAATCTCCCACTTTGCAGTAGCGGGTTCATGAGCCGCTTCGTTAGGGTCAATAGGTTGAAGAGAACTGGCTCCTAAAATTTCTAATGAAGCAGAGATCGCATCTCGGAAGTGGCGATCGTCCAGCCCTAACCACTTCTGCGACTCACTCAGTATTGCCTGAAGCAGAGCATTTTGCTGTTCTAACTCCTGTCGCCGTAACCGTACTTGTTCCAGTTCCTCAGTAATGATTTCGGCATTGGACGATGTTTCATCACTCTGATCTGCTTTATCGATCGCAGCTTCCAACTGTGCAGCTTCCCCATGCCGAATGCCATCTGCCAAGAGGCGCGTAACATTCCGCTCCAACACCAGTGATAGGCTGCCTAACTCCCGTTGAATAACGTCAGTTTTTCTAAGCAGCGTATCAAGTACCCGATCTTCAGTGCGCTGAGAAAAAACAAAATAATGGCAATGAACCACAGGCGATCGCTGAAGTTTGCGGTCAATTCTTCCATTGCGCTGCTCTAGACGTGAGGGATTCCAAGGCAAATCAAAATGGAACAAGTCGGCACAGTGATTTTGCAAATTCACGCCTTCTCTTGCTGCATCAGTCGCGATCAGAATCCGCAGAGGGTGCTTGGCAGGGTCACTGTTAAATGCCAGCTTGATTTCTTCCCGCCGATCGTCTCCCATGCCGCCGTGAAATACAGCGATGCGCTGATGTTCCTGATCAGAACCCGAAATGATCGCCTGTAATTGTTGCTGAAGGTAGCGTTTGGTGTCGGTGTATTCGGTGAAAATGATGAAACGGCGATCGTTCCAGGTAGCTCCATCAACCCCCAACTCATGGCATTGATTGTCCCGAATCCATTTCGCCAAATTCTGAATGCGAGGATCGGGTAAATGACGGGCTGCATTGGCAATCTGCGCCATTTCCTCCAGCAGTTCTAATTCTCGTGCAGACGGAATAGAAGCGTCCTGCTCCGTCGCCACTCGCATCTGCGCGTTTTCTTCCGCCTCTACCTCGTCCTCAGTCAACTCAGCACGATCGTCATCTGCCCCTGCCGATTCTTGCAGTAAAGGAAATGATGGATTATTTCTGCTCTTGGGCGCTCCTGCAGAGGTTGCTGGGTTGAATTGTTTAGCGATCGGGGCTTCACTGCTACGCTTTGCGATCGCCGTTTGATGCACCTTTAACGTCCGGGCAAACGCCTCTATAGATGACAGCAACCGCTTTTGCAGCGACAACAGCACTAATGTTGCTGCCCTTTGAGCCGATTTAGGTGCAGCCTTGAGCCGTTCTTCTCGCAGTTGCCGATATTCTTGCAGCAACCGCGACAACTGAAGTTCTGGAGCATCGTTAGGTAAACCATCAATGCTCATGCGAACCACGATCCGCTCCGGAAAATCATCCCCAATCTCACGCAGATCACTTTTCAGCCGTCGTACCATGACTGCATCTAACACTTTGCGATTTCGTACAGGCACTCCCCGACAAAAACGCTGTGGATCAAGGATTTCGAGCAGTGCCGCAAAACTATTCGAGTGACCGTTGTGAGGAGTCGCAGACAGAAACAGCTTGTGCTCGAACCGAGGAGCCAAATCACGCACCGTTCGAGTCAGTTGAGAGTCGATCGCATACTTGGCTCCACTAGCAGGTGCGGCGTTATGAGCCTCATCTAAAATCAACATTGCCCCTGCTGAAAACTCTCCTAACCAATCCCTGAGTGAAGCTGCGTAGGTTTCATCCCTCAACAGTGCATGAGAGATGATAAAGCGGGTGTGAGTTGTCCAGGGATTGATGCTATAGCCCCGCTCCCGCCGCCGACTTGCAACAAATTCGCGATCGACAATCAAAAACGTCAATCCAAAGCGGCTCTCCATTTCTTCCTGCCACTGCCGCACCACTGAAGGCGGACAGGAGATGATGACCCGCCGTACCTTCTGGCGCATCAACATCTCACGCAGAATCAGACCTGCTTCGATCGTTTTTCCCAAGCCCACATCATCAGCAATGAACAGCCCGACTCTGGGCATCAACAACGCTTTACGCAATGGCTCAAGCTGATAGGCTTTCACTTCAATTCCTGCCCGATAGGGAGCCTGAAACAGCTTGGGGTCTGTGGAAGTGACGCAACTCCAGCGCAGTGTGTGCAGGTAAGCTGAAAACAGTTTGGGGTTATCGAATCCTCGTGCAGCGACAGATTCCCAGGAAGTCGTTCCAACATAGCGAGCATCGACTTCGCGTTCCCACAGTACTTCTAGCATCTCGCCTAGTGCATCATCATCCAAACAAGCAAGACGCACTCGTGTATCTTCTTGAGATGAATGTTTTTCTAGAACATCCTCGACTAAATACTGGCGTGAGCGAACTCGTACAATACTTCCAACTTCAACAACTGTCATCAGCCTTCACCCCAAAAATCCCCAGCAAAACCTCCCGCGTTCATATCGCGTCACTAGGAGGGAAGCGTTATGCCCACGGAGTATTT of Trichocoleus sp. contains these proteins:
- a CDS encoding Uma2 family endonuclease is translated as MTIATHKLTFEEYLAYDDGTDTRYELVDGELVPMSLGTGRHGAIIRFVVRQFEDALARSGQPWVPLPALVGVRSPRGRNWDTSRIPDVTVLATAQWEAMSDREAIINLNEPPPILVVEVVSPSTKTDDYRSKRSEYGLLEIPEYWIVDPLEEKITLCILEHQFYDSTEFQGNDLIQSPNFPDLNLTAAQILAGKL
- a CDS encoding DNA methyltransferase, producing MAVDPEILRHKEWLGFLQPVGLVVSPPALVKAQVNFNQNVVDLQQSLLSVISRDLQLVDDSRAWIFDFSAFMVKVLGWEPDDLISGDNLRDLEVVLPDYSEVLAPSYAVRDGEDWFILIQVVAPGASLDAIDATHEKTGKWSASPQAKFERLLRETGIPIGILCNGTDIRLVYAPKGESSGHLTFPVQAMCEVAGRPLLSAMEMLLSAYQVFTAPSGRRLKDLLEESRKYQAEVSTALANQVVDALWELLRGLQMADAAVNGRLLNELATRNPQHIYGGMLTTLMRLVFLLYAEDEGLMPGDDLYQHNYAVSGLFERLRADAGNYPDTMDQRYGAWAWLLSLFRLVYDGGGETPEYLPARHGQLFNPDEYAFLEGRSQGTQFTSREPIEPPRIPDGVVYRVLDRLLMLNGERLSYRSLGVSEIGSVYTAIMGFAVERAEGTSIAVRPQNVVINVETLLAAKPSDRAKLLQEWAACKVTGKALTDLKAAKTAADVFAALGRKVSPRTPNLLPAGSLYLQPGEERRRTGSHYTPRSLTEPIVQTALRPVLEALGDKPTAEQILSLKVADIAMGSGAFLVEACRQLADAVEAAWNRDGLPETLPEGEEPLLYARRLVAQRCLYGVDKNPFAVNLARLSLWLFTLSKSMPFTFLDHSLKCGDSLVGVKRQEILQFSQKAFYQPTLDEYRQRVEVEAEATARILETRRRIQNEDTQTDADEEAKRLYLKETEDLLRRSRLAADLMVSAFFEGTNAKQREAKLEQFLAKLKIYDAEGLDINPAREVLFADAMIQSELEGGTRKQRQQKQQEYGSKLIGYESGWVNASELWQISERLRTGEHGVIPFNWEDEFLEVFDRENPGFDCIIGNPPFAGKNTIINGNAENYLLWLKEHYPESHGNSDLVAYFFRRSHELLRKGGSFGLIATNTIAQGDTRSTGLRWICEHGSTIYSARKRVKWTGQAAVVVSVIHVYKGLYKEAKFLDGKEVPLISAFLFPKGGNNNPNTLLSNADRSFIGSYVLGMGFTFDDTNEDATSIAEMRRLIEKDLRNQERIFPYMGGEELNSSPTHTHHRYVINFGEMSEAEARSYPDLMAIVEEKVKPARLKQNREIRARYWWRFGETTPALFRAIAECDRALVCSQTSKYFSFVFLPPNIVFSHKTVVFSLSHFSQFGVMQSRVHELWAIFMGSSMKDDPVYTPSDCFQTFPFPENWETNANLEAIGKQYYEFRAELMVRDNEGLTQTYNRFHDPNEFNPDILKLRQLHEEMDRAALAAYGWDDIQPQCEFLLDYEDEAEDDDETSGKRQRKKPYRYCWTEEIHDEVLARLLALNAQRAEQEILGLGQSKSGSKSSRKPRRQKSSEPTILGLNLEG
- the drmD gene encoding DISARM system SNF2-like helicase DrmD yields the protein MTVVEVGSIVRVRSRQYLVEDVLEKHSSQEDTRVRLACLDDDALGEMLEVLWEREVDARYVGTTSWESVAARGFDNPKLFSAYLHTLRWSCVTSTDPKLFQAPYRAGIEVKAYQLEPLRKALLMPRVGLFIADDVGLGKTIEAGLILREMLMRQKVRRVIISCPPSVVRQWQEEMESRFGLTFLIVDREFVASRRRERGYSINPWTTHTRFIISHALLRDETYAASLRDWLGEFSAGAMLILDEAHNAAPASGAKYAIDSQLTRTVRDLAPRFEHKLFLSATPHNGHSNSFAALLEILDPQRFCRGVPVRNRKVLDAVMVRRLKSDLREIGDDFPERIVVRMSIDGLPNDAPELQLSRLLQEYRQLREERLKAAPKSAQRAATLVLLSLQKRLLSSIEAFARTLKVHQTAIAKRSSEAPIAKQFNPATSAGAPKSRNNPSFPLLQESAGADDDRAELTEDEVEAEENAQMRVATEQDASIPSARELELLEEMAQIANAARHLPDPRIQNLAKWIRDNQCHELGVDGATWNDRRFIIFTEYTDTKRYLQQQLQAIISGSDQEHQRIAVFHGGMGDDRREEIKLAFNSDPAKHPLRILIATDAAREGVNLQNHCADLFHFDLPWNPSRLEQRNGRIDRKLQRSPVVHCHYFVFSQRTEDRVLDTLLRKTDVIQRELGSLSLVLERNVTRLLADGIRHGEAAQLEAAIDKADQSDETSSNAEIITEELEQVRLRRQELEQQNALLQAILSESQKWLGLDDRHFRDAISASLEILGASSLQPIDPNEAAHEPATAKWEIPALDQRFGADPTWATTLDTLRTPRKRNQKPWDWRREAPIRPVVFRDPGSLDGEVVHLHLEHRIVQRLLSRFLAQGFLHDELTRACVCLTDRPIPSVIVLGRLSLYGNHASRLHDEVIAVAAEWIAPEARGRSKLRPLGESEKDDVLQILETSLASSRLRQVPESVQQRLSQAAAQDVEELKLHLDRRAAVLIERAQKKLEARGQKEAKEMQAILEEQRDRIIKRQKEMAGDRQLSIFEELQQLEADRRHWERRLQALKDELVSEPARIQAMYQVKATRVEPIGLVYLHPISG